Proteins encoded together in one Impatiens glandulifera chromosome 1, dImpGla2.1, whole genome shotgun sequence window:
- the LOC124920847 gene encoding vacuolar protein sorting-associated protein 22 homolog 1 yields the protein MRRRPGIGGLQTAAAARDQYRLLGENVSKLRTDLMKEQLSTFRSQLEDFARKHKNDIRKNPAFRAQFHEMCSKVGVDPLASNKGFWAELLGIGDFYYELGVQIVDICLSTRPLNGGLISLEELRKLLSQRRKSARESVSDDDCLRAISKLKMLGNGFEVISVGKKKLVRSVPTELNKDHNEILELAQAQGFVTVEEVERRLSWSTGRATDALETLLEDGLAMIDDGHRDGKRRYWFPCVSSISSYSGTDSLSES from the exons ATGAGGCGCAGACCTGGAATTGGCGGGTTGCAGACGGCTGCTGCTGCGAGG GATCAGTATCGTTTGCTGGGAGAAAATGTTTCTAAGTTGAGAACTGATCTTATGAAAGAACAACTCTCGACTTTCCGATCCCAATTAGAAGATTTCGCCAGAAAACACAAG AATGACATACGCAAGAATCCAGCTTTTAGAGCTCAATTCCATGAGATGTGTTCAAAAGTAGGTGTGGATCCTTTGGCTTCAAATAAGGGTTTCTGGGCAGAGCTTTTAGGCATTGGTGATTTCTATTATGAACTAG GGGTGCAAATAGTGGATATTTGCTTGTCTACTAGACCTCTTAACGGAGGTTTAATCAGCTTGGAGGAACTCCGCAAGCTGCTCTCTCAGAGACGAAAAAGTGCTCGTGAATCTGTTTCAGATGACGACTGCTTGCGTGCTATTAGTAAATTGAAG ATGCTAGGAAATGGTTTTGAGGTGATTTCAGTTGGAAAAAAAAAGCTTGTGCGATCTGTCCCAACCGAGCTAAATAAAGACCACAATGAAATTCTCGAGTTGGCTCAG GCTCAAGGATTTGTGACGGTTGAAGAGGTAGAGCGAAGACTCTCATGGTCCACTGGCCGTGCTACTGATGCACTAGAAACCTTGTTAGAA GATGGTCTTGCAATGATAGATGATGGTCATAGAGATGGAAAACGTCGTTATTGGTTTCCGTGTGTGTCTTCCATTTCCTCCTACTCTGGAACCGACTCTCTATCTGAGTCGTAa
- the LOC124943319 gene encoding DNA-directed RNA polymerase III subunit RPC4-like codes for MEVNPKTRLLFLQLPNIIPTLNNSQSSAASSSSNKAVSSEKTCKLNELPAGYMGKLLVYESGVVKLKLGETIFDVRFETLCFVIMQFYHLI; via the exons ATG GAAGTGAATCCAAAAACAAGACTTTTATTCCTTCAATTGCCAAACATTATTCCTACATTAAACAATAGTCAAAGCTCAGCTGCTTCAAGTTCTTCTAATAAGGCAGTATCTTCAGAGAAAACTTGCAAGTTGAATGAGTTACCTGCTGGCTATATGGGAAAACTGTTAGTTTACGAGAGTGGCGTTGTCAAGCTTAAACTCGGTGAAACCATATTCGATGTAAGATTTGAGACTCTCTGTTTTGTTATAATGCAATTTTACCATTTGATTTGA